In Haliscomenobacter hydrossis DSM 1100, the DNA window TTGGTGGATACCGAGCTGGAAACCCTGACCTTGTTTCGTTTGTTGCGTGCTTTTGAAAATGTAATGCAGCGTTTTGAGACCCCGGCACCCAAAGCCGTACACCAAATCGCCCGCTTCAACTACAGTATCGAAGGGCAGCAGGAATTCATCTACAGCCGGATCAGCAATGGCCAACGTGCCGATTTTAAGGCGATTTTTGGGGAATGTATAGACCGGATCCACGCCATCATCACCTTTTTGGCGTTGCTGGACATGGTCAACCTCAGTAAGATAAAAGTACTACAAGGAGAAGGAGCCAATAATTTTTGGCTGGAAGTAGCACCAAACGAAGAGCTGGTGTCGGAGTGGGAGGAAGAGTGAATGTCAATAAGGACGAATAACGAATGACGAGTGATCTTTCACTTTTAGTGTTTCACTTTTCACTTTCCCCTCCATTGCGGCCAAAGAATCTCGCCTAAATTTCCGTTGAAAAGCCCTGGCGAAAGGATACCCCAACCACACATACCAGCGATTGGGTCGTGAAAAAGCCTGGATCGAGTACCACACACTGCCATCGTCCCGCAATTCTACCATAAAAATCTCTTCTCCTTTTTCAATGTGTGCAGGCAAGGTGCCATACGCAAAACCGAAGCGAGCAGGCTCGTCAATCAGGTAAACAATACGTGAACTGTTGCGCCACCACCATAAGCCAAACAAGCGGAACAATACCAAGACTTCTTTGCCCGCTGCAATAGGGGCATCGTGGGGGTAAATTTGCGTCCAGTCTGGAGGAAACATCGCCCATTGGCGCAAGGCGCGGGCTGCAGCTTCAAAAACAGGATCGCCAAAACCCAGCAGCGTAGACGCGCGGTCGTGGTCATAACCATGCGGGAATTCTTGAGCCGAAGCGCCAACTTCAGGGTAAGCAAATGGACTGGATTCTTGGGTTTTCCAGTGATTATTTAGTGCTGATTCAGTCGGGAGTGTAAATGAGGGATTCATTTTTTCAAAATTTATTGAAAACTATGAAAACAAAACGCCGCGTATCTCTCCCTTGTTTTATAAACAATCAAAAAGATTGCTCACCCGCCTGCGGCGAGTCTGAATTTTTACATTTTCTCCCGCAGATCTCGCAGATCAACGCAGATTTTTTCAAAACGGACATTATCTGCGTTGATCTGCGGAATCTGCGGGAGAAAAAATCAAAGTGCATCCAAAGCCGCCAAAATCACCCCACAAGCCCATGCAATTTCTTTCTCCGTAATGATCAATGGTGGCGCAATCCTCATAGACTCTGTATTGAACAAAAACCAATCACTGATCAGCCCTTGAGCCAAACAATCATGAATGACCCTCAGCACGGCATCAAAGGATCCCAAATCCATCGCCATCAACAGGCCTGCACTGCGCACTTCGCGAATTTTGGGGTGTTGCAACAATTGATGAAACAAGGCTTCCTTGGCCTTCACTTCCGCGATGTAAGGCGTATCCAGCAAGGTTTGCAAATTGGCTAGCGCGGCCGCACAACACACCGGATGCCCGCCAAAAGTGGTGATGTGCCCCAGGATGGGATTTTCCGACAGCACCTGCATGATGGCCCTGGAGGACACAAATGCTCCAATCGGCATGCCGCCGCCCATTCCTTTGGCCAAAAGCAGCACATCCGGCACGATGCCGTATTGTTCAAAAGCAAACAGGCTGCCGGTGCGCCCAAAACCCACCTGAATCTCATCCAAAATCAATAAAGCACCAACCTCAGTGCAGCGTTCGCGCAGCTTTTGGAGGTAGCCATCAACAGGCGGGCGCACGCCCCATTCAGCCTGCACCGTTTCGACAATGACCGCAGCAGTATTTTCGGTGATTTCCTTCAAACACCAGGTACAGTTGAATTCGATGTGCCGAATGCCCGGCAGGAGCGGATGGTAAGGCTGGGTAAATTCTTTGGGCCACATCAAGCTGGCGGCACCTTGGGTACTGCCGTGGTAAGCCCGTTTGCAGGCCACAATTTCGGCACGGCCAGTGTAACGTTTGGCGAGCTTCATGGCTCCTTCGGTGGCCTCAGTGCCCGAATTGACAAAATAGACCGACTCCAGTGAATCGGGTAAATTATCGGCCAGGAGTTTGGCGAGTTGCACTTGAGGGTCAAGCACGTATTCTCCGTAAACCAAGGTGTGCAGATAGCGATCCAGTTGCGCCTGGATTGCGGCCAATACCCGAGGGTGCCGATGCCCCAGATTGCTGACGCTGATGCCCGCAATCAGATCGAGGTAAGCTTTGCCCGCAGGGTCGTACAAGTACATGCCTTCGGCCCGTTCAATTTCCAGCATCAAGGGGCTAGGACTGGTAGGAGCAAGGTGTTGGAGGAAAAGTTGTCGTGGGTTCATGTGGTGAGGGTTTGAAGGTTCGCGGGTTCCAGAGTTCGGGGGTTTGAAGGTTCCAGGGTTTGCGGGTTCTGTATGCGCTACACCCCTGGAATTAAACTTGACATGTGCCTTGAGCGTGACAAAATTCTCAAAAAAGTTACTTGGAAAGCCCAACTCTGCCAATTATTTTGCCGTATCGTAAAATCAGCTACGAGCAATCAGCTATAAACCCCAATGCTGACAGCTCATAGCTGATTGCTGACAGTTGATTTGTTACTGAAAAATTAAAGCTCGAAAATGCTTTGCAAAAACAAAATTTTTTCTGTATCATTGAACGCGAACCCAAAAAAGCAAGATTTGTGTATGCGTTTGTTAAGATGTTAGTCCCATGAAACAAGTAATGTTACTGGTGTGCATTTTGATCTCCACTCTACTTTTCTACCTCAAAGGACCCTCGTCCTGGTCGGGAGAGTATGCCATTCGTGGCATCGATGTATCTCACTATCAATCAGCTATCGATTGGAGTAAGGTTGCCAGTCAACAATTGGACTTTGTTTTTGTAAAAGCCACCGAAGGAGTTACCCTCAACGATAAATTGTTTTGTGACAACTGGGAAGCCATCAAAGAAGAAGGGCTGCGCCGGGGTGCCTACCATTTTTACCGAGCCAACGTATCCCCCGAACAACAAGCCTTGAATTTCATCCGCAACGTCAAAATGGAAGCGGGCGATTTACCACCGGTACTTGACGTAGAAACGCTGGATGGCGCGGGCAAAATTCAGCTGCTGGCCGGAATGTATACCTGGTTGTACATGGTCGAAATCGCTTACGGCGTCAAACCCGTCATTTATACCAATCAAAAATTCTACAATACCTACCTTTCCGGGCAGTTTGCTGAGTATCCATTGTGGATAGCCCGTTACAATGGCACGCGCCAACCCCGCCTGGCCGACGGCCGGGAATGGAAATTTTGGCAACGCCGCGATACCGGAAAACTCGCTGGCATCGAAGGCGCAGTGGACATGAATGTTTTTCAGGGTACGAAAAAAGAGCTGGAGGCTATGTGTATGCCGGACTTGATGAGCCGCCCTTAGTCTAACATTCCCTTACTCACTTTTTCGCATAACTCACCCGATACACCACATCCGCGTAATCATCCGATATAAGCATCGAGCCGTCCGGCAAAAATTCCAGATCTACGGGTCTTCCCCACACGTCTTGTGATTCCTGATTGAGCCAACCTTCGGCAAAAGGTTTGTAGCTGATGGCTTGACCATTGTTGTTGAGGGTCACCATCATGATGCGGTAGCCATTCTTTTTGCTGCGGTTCCAGGAGCCGTGTTCGGCCAGCAGAATTTGGTTTTTGTAGGAAGCGGGGAACATTTTTCCGGTGTAAAATTCGACCCCGAGTGGTGCTACGTGAGTGCCCAATTTTTGCACCGGAGCAGTAAATTCATCACTACACGGGCGTATTCCCTTAAATTCTGGGTCGGGTACGTCGCCCGCATGGCAATACGGATACCCAAAATGCTGACCATCTTTACTAGCGTGGTTCAACTCACAGGCGGGCACATCATCTCCCATCATATCGCGGCCATTGTCGGTAAACCAGAGTTCATTGTTTTCGGGGTGCCAGGTAAAACCCACTGTATTGCGGATGCCGTGTTGTACCACCTCTACCTTTTTGGTCTCAATGTCCAGGCGGGTAATGGAGGCGAAAATGTCTTTTTCGGACTCACAAATGTTGCAGGGGGCACCAACGGGTACATATAGTTTACCATCAGGGCCAAAGGCAATGTACTTCCAGCCATGGTGTTTTTCGGTCGGATATTGGTCGTACACCACCACGGGTTGAGGAGGATTGGCTAGGTTGGCTTCAATGTTTTCTAATTTGATGATGCGGCTGACTTCGGCAATGTACAAATCTCCATCGCGCAGGGCTACCCCATTGGGCATGTTGAGGCCAGTGGCTATGGTGAACATTTTATCTGCCACAAAATCGCCATCGGTGTCTTGTATGGCGTATACATCTCCTTTATCACGAGTGCCTACGAACAGCGTGCCCTTGGGCGAAAGGCACATAGAGCGGGCATTTTTGACGTTTTCGGCGTACACTTCTATTTTGAATCCTTCGGGTAGTTTGATTTGGCTCAAGGGCAATTTTGAAGCAGGAGTATTGTTGAAGATTTTGGGGGACGGCGGATTAAAGGGGCCACAGGCAAAAAATACAAACACCAGGAGACAAAAGCATAAAATGGATCTGAATGGTTTCATGGTTGAATCATTTTTGAAGAGATGACTAAAGTACAACAAATCCAACATGGAAAGGATGAAAAATGACTTGGCAATTTCCAGAGAGATGGCAAAACCCTGAGTTTTTCGGTTATATTTACGGCTAACGATTGGACAAAACAAGCATCGGCTACTATGATTAAAGAATTTATCCCCGATCCGGATGCGGAAGGCCCGGTGGTGCAACACACACCACCTAGGCGTTTTTACAACAACCTCACCTTCCGGGTGCTGGTGGCAATTAGCCTCGGGGTCTTGCTGGGTGCCTTTTTTCCAAAAACGGGAGAAGCCATGCAGCCTATCGCCAAGACCTTCATCAACATGATCAAGATGGTGATTGCGCCGATCATCTTCCTCACCATTGTCACGGGGATCGGCAAGGTCAGCGACATTCGGCAATTTGGGCGCATTGGCGGTAAAGCGCTGTTGTACTTCATTACGGTGACTACCCTGGCCTTGTTTATCGGTTTGGTGGTGGGGAACCTCGTTAAGCCCGGCGCTGGTCTGGATACCGCTCATCTCAACAAAGGAGATGTCAGCGAGTACGTTGAAATGAGCAAGGAAAAAACCTGGGTGGACCACATTACCGAAATTGTGCCTCCGAACGTCCTGGGTGCTTTTGCCGAAGGCAACTTGTTGCAAGTGCTGTTTTTTTCCATCCTGTTTGGCATTGGCATCGCCCAAATCGGTGATTCCGGGCAAAACCTGCTCAAAACCTTTGACAAGATTTTACAAGTGCTCTTCAAAATCATGGCCATGATCATGGTGCTCGCTCCGCTGGGGGCATTTGGAGGCATGGCTTATACGGTGGGCAAGTACGGACTGGGTACTTTAAAACCCCTGGCCATGTTGATGCTCACGGTGTACATCACCATGTTCCTGTTCATTTTTGTGGTGTTAAATCTGATCTGCTATTTTTCAAAGATTAATTTGTGGAAATTATTGGGCTTCATCAAAGAAGAAATTTTGATTGTGCTGGGGACTTCCTCCTCAGAGTCTGTTTTGCCCCGCATGATCGAAAAAATGGAGCGTTACGGCGCGTCCAAACAGGCGGCGGGTTTGATCATTCCCACGGGATATTCCTTCAATCTGGATGGCACCAGCATTTACCTGTCGATGTCGGTGCTGTTTATTGCCCAGGTTTTTGGGGTACACCTCAGCATACAAGAGCAGTTGTACATCATTGGTATCCTGATTTTGACCTCTAAAGGTGCCGCCGGAGTCACCGGAAGTGGGTTTATTGTACTGGCTTCTACTTTGTCGTCTTTTCCCCAAATCCCGATTGAAGGTCTGGGCTTGTTGGTGGGTGTAGATCGCTTCATGTCGGAAGCCCGAGCCATTACGAACCTGATTGGCAATGCCGTAGCCACCATCGTAGTGGCCAAAAGTGAAAACGAATTTACGCCCTTGATTCACAAATAAAACGGAATGGTTTCTCTTGAACAAGTCCAAAATCTACTCGCTGCACAAGGCTACATCACGGAAAAACCGATTGTACTTTCGATGTTTCTTTCCATGCGTTTGGGCAAACCACTGCTGGTCGAAGGGCCCGCCGGAGTGGGTAAAACGGAGATCGCCAAGGTGATGGCCAAAGCCTTGGATACCGATTTGATCAGGCTGCAGTGCTACGAGGGTCTCGATGCCAATCATGCCCTTTATGAATGGAATTACCAGCAACAGTTGCTTTACCTCAAATTGGAAGAAGGGCTTTCGATGGACCTGGCCGAGCGGGAAAAGAACATCTTCAGCGAGAAATTTTTACTCAAAAGGCCACTTCTGCAAGCCATCACCCACCACAAAGCTCCGGTATTGCTGATCGACGAGATTGACCGGGCTGATGAGGAATTTGAGAGCTTTTTATTGGAGGTGCTTTCCGATTGGCAAATCACTATTCCGGAAATTGGCACCATCCATGCCACCCATCGCCCGCATGTCATCGTGACCAGCAACCGGGTACGGGAGCTATCCGAGGCCTTGCGGCGGCGTTGTTTGTACCTGTACATTGATTATCCCGACTTTGAAAAAGAGCTGCAAATTGTGCGCAGTAAGGTGCCGGAAATAGATGAAAAGCTCGGGCAGCAGATTTGTGCCTTCATGCGGGAGTTGCGCCAATTGCGTCTGGATAAAGTGCCGGGTGTGGCTGAAACCCTTGATTGGGCGGCGGCTTTGGCCAATTTGCACATCGATCATTTGGACAAAGAAACCGTAGAATCCACCCTGGGCATTATCCTCAAAGATTGGCAAGACATCCGCCATACCCAAATGTCCTTGACGGAGCTGTTTGAAAAAACGGGCGCGATTTCGAAATTTGATGCCTTGTAATAGTTGAAGAGTTGAAATGTTTAGCGTTGAAAAGTACGGTAGTGCTATATCGAGCTTTTTTTCAGAACGTTTAGTTAGTACACATAAGGCAAGATAAGCTGATCTTTTAAACGCATAAACCTTCAAACTACTCTTCAACTTTTCAACATTTCAACCCTTCAACTTTATGCATTTCCAACATCCTAGCGCCATTGTCGATTCAGGTGCCCAAATTGGAGCAGGCACCAAGATTTGGCATTTCTGTCACGTCATGGCTGGTGCGGTAATTGGTGAAAATTGCAGCCTGGGGCAAAATGTTTTTGTGGCCGAGGGAGTGATTTTGGGAAAAAATGTCAAAGTGCAAAACAACGTATCGCTGTATTCGGGGGTCATCTGTGCAGACGATGTTTTCCTGGGGCCATCGATGGTGTTTACCAACGTATACAATCCCCGCAGTGCCGTCAACCGCAAAGGGGAGTACCGCCAAACCTGGGTAGAACGAGGCGTGACCATTGGGGCGAATGCGACCATTTTGTGCGGCATCCGCATTGGTGCCTATGCCTTTATCGGTGCGGGAGCAGTGGTGCTCAAGGATGTCTTGCCCTATGCGCTATGGGTAGGCAATCCAGCCCGGCACATCGGTTGGATGAGCGAATACGGAGAGCGTTTGTATTTCGATGAACAAAACCTGGCACTTTGCCCTGGCTCTGGCGAACAGTACCGTCTGGAGCATGGACAGGTAACAAAAATATGAAAGACCTGAATTTTGCCCTGATCGGGGTGGCTGGATATGTGGCACCCCGGCATTTACGGGCCATTAAGGATACCGAAAATCGATTGATTGCGGCGCTCGACCCCAATGATTCGGTGGGCGTGATGGATGCCTATTTTCCTGACGCGGCTTTTCTTGTGGAATTTGAACGCTTCGATCGGCACCTGGAGAAACTCCGCCAAAATGGGCAAAAACTTCACTACGTAAGCATCTGCTCGCCCAATTACCTGCACGATGCACACATCCGCTTTGGGCTGCGCCAACGGGCAGACGTCATTTGTGAAAAACCCCTGGTGCTCAATCCCTGGAATGCGGAGGCTTTGCAGCGCAACGAAGTGGAGACGGGGCAACGGGTGTACACTATTCTGCAATTGCGTTTACACCCGGTTATTCAGGCTTTAAAAACCCGGATGGCTCAGCAAGCTGTACAAAAACACGAGGTTGACCTGAGTTACATCACTGCGCGGGGCAACTGGTACTACGCCAGTTGGAAGGGCGAAATGCCAAAATCAGGGGGGATTGCAACCAATATCGGCATCCATTTTTTTGACATGTTGATCTGGATTTTCGGGGCGGTGCAAAAAAGTGAAGTACACTTGCACCGTCATGATCGGGCCGCAGGGTATCTGGAATTGGAGCGCGCGCGGGTGCGCTGGTTTTTGAGCATCGATGAAAAAACCCTCCCTCAAGCCGTACGCGAAAAAGGTGGTCGTACCTTTCGGTCCATACGCATCGATGGCGAGGAATTGGAGTTTAGTGAGGGCTTCACCGATCTGCACACCGAGAGCTATCGGGAGATTTTGGCGGGGCGAGGCTTTGGCTTGGATGATGCTGCGCCTTCGATTGCGTTGGTACACAGCATTCGGGAGGCGGAGGTATTGGGATTGAAAGGGGAATACCACCCCTTGGCGGCGTTGCCGCAGGGGAGGCATCCGTTTAAGTGAATAAAATCCGTGTAAAATCTGTGTGACATTTGTGTGAACGCCTACTTGATCACTTTCATCACCTCTTGAATCTTATCATTCGGCACCAACAGTGCCAAATTGTACTGCTTGATTTTCCAATTCAGTCCACTTTTTTCCAGTACACCAGAGCCTCGGCATGGGCCCATCCAGGTATCCAGCACTTCGTCCCACCAGGCATAACGACCATCGGCGGATACGGCAACGTTGCGGTTTTTGGCTTTAAAATCCCAGGCCACGTCTTTTTCAAAAGCCTTTTGTAAGTCTTTGCGCATGGCATCGGTGAGCCAACGTTCGGTAGCATCGGTGCCTAGGAATACGCCATCACTACTCATGGCGCCAAAGAATTTCTCCTCATCTGCGGTAGCCGCAGCGCGGTGCCAGGCCTCGATGAAGCTGGCAATTTCCTTCTGGTGATCGGGGGTAGCCGTGATGCAATTGTCCTTGCGACGTGTATCGGTGATGTGGATGATTTTCCAACCCTCGTTGGTTTTCATCAGCTGGAAAGCATTGACTCCACAGTGGCTCATTTGGTCGCCCAAGAAAAAAGTATACTCGGTCCAAGCTGTAGCCAGGTTTTGATCGATGCGCACATCGTAACTCCAGATGCGTTCATCGAGCATTTTTGCAGACGGTTTGCCCACTGAGGTGATAAAACGGCTGATGGACTCTGACCGAAGTTGGGGCTTGCCTTCCCGATCGATGAGGGTCGTTTGCAAATGGGCATCGGGGTGCATGATGGCTTTGATGCGCACACTGTCATTGACCCGCATGCCATCGAACATTTGTTGAATGCAGGCAATCACGGCCGCACGTTCATCCGTTTGGGCCTGGCCCAGGGTGCAGAATGCACTGAACATCAATACAAGTGGAAAAAATTTCATTGTTTGTGGTTTTATTTATCAAAAGATCCCTTCATCTGCAAAACTGAGATACCCGGCCTCGCTCACAATCAGGTGGTCCTGCACCAGGATATCCAGTTGCAAGCCCGCCTTGCGCAAGCTTTGCGTGAGGTCGAGATCGGCCTGGCTGGGGCGCAAATTCCCCGAAGGGTGATTGTGGCAAAGCACAATACTGGCCGCATTGTATTCCAACGCCTTCTTAAAGATCACCCGGGCGTCTACCACAGTGCTGGAAAAGCCTCCAGCGCTGATTTTTTCCCGTCCAACCATGCGGTTGGCCTGATTGAGTAGAAGAATCCAGAATTCCTCGGTACTTAAATCGAGCACCAATGGTGCCAGCGCCAAATACGCGTCCTTACTGCTGCTGATCAGGGGGCGTTTTTGTAAGGGCAGCAATTGTCGACGATGCCCCAACTCCAGCGCCGCAATGATGGAAATGGCCTTAGCCTCCCCCACGCCATTGAAGCGCTCGCTGAGTTCTTTGACGCTGCAGCGGCCCAGTTCATTCAAATCAGCGTCGTAGGCATGCAAAATCCGTTGAGCCAAACCCAAAGCAGACTCATCCCGGTTGCCAGAACCCAGAATGATGGCCAATAACTCGGCATCCGTCAATTGTTTTTTTCCTTTGAGTAGCAGTTTCTCGCGTGGGCGATCCTCCTCGGCCCAGCCTTTAATGCTTATTCTTTCCTTTGGATCGTGGTACATAACACAAATGTTGAAACGATGAGCAAACAAAATGAATCCAAAGGCTATGTAAAAAGTGAAAGGCAAATGCTGGGAACAGAAACAATTTCCATTCCGTTTCTTATGTTTGAGCTAATTTAGAAGATATTTTTGAAAAGTGGAAAAAGATTTGCGGTTTAGGCGGGAAGAACGACTCAAAAGCTGGTCGGCAATTGGGCGAATGTTCAAGGAAGGGCAGTCTTTTGGCCAGTATCCCTTACGTTTTGTGTGGTTGCCCGTGGAGCCGGAGAACACAAGTTTTCCGGCGCAGTTCACCGTGAGTGTCCCCAAAAAGAAATTCAAAAAAGCCGTAGACCGCAATCGCCTGCGCCGCCAAATTAGAGAGGCTTATCGACTTAATAAGCAGCTGCTTTACCGAAATTTGGATCCATCGCAAAAAGTGTATGCCTTGA includes these proteins:
- a CDS encoding glycoside hydrolase family 25 protein translates to MKQVMLLVCILISTLLFYLKGPSSWSGEYAIRGIDVSHYQSAIDWSKVASQQLDFVFVKATEGVTLNDKLFCDNWEAIKEEGLRRGAYHFYRANVSPEQQALNFIRNVKMEAGDLPPVLDVETLDGAGKIQLLAGMYTWLYMVEIAYGVKPVIYTNQKFYNTYLSGQFAEYPLWIARYNGTRQPRLADGREWKFWQRRDTGKLAGIEGAVDMNVFQGTKKELEAMCMPDLMSRP
- a CDS encoding nuclear transport factor 2 family protein yields the protein MKFFPLVLMFSAFCTLGQAQTDERAAVIACIQQMFDGMRVNDSVRIKAIMHPDAHLQTTLIDREGKPQLRSESISRFITSVGKPSAKMLDERIWSYDVRIDQNLATAWTEYTFFLGDQMSHCGVNAFQLMKTNEGWKIIHITDTRRKDNCITATPDHQKEIASFIEAWHRAAATADEEKFFGAMSSDGVFLGTDATERWLTDAMRKDLQKAFEKDVAWDFKAKNRNVAVSADGRYAWWDEVLDTWMGPCRGSGVLEKSGLNWKIKQYNLALLVPNDKIQEVMKVIK
- a CDS encoding DUF1990 family protein, coding for MNPSFTLPTESALNNHWKTQESSPFAYPEVGASAQEFPHGYDHDRASTLLGFGDPVFEAAARALRQWAMFPPDWTQIYPHDAPIAAGKEVLVLFRLFGLWWWRNSSRIVYLIDEPARFGFAYGTLPAHIEKGEEIFMVELRDDGSVWYSIQAFSRPNRWYVWLGYPFARAFQRKFRRDSLAAMEGKVKSETLKVKDHSSFVIRPY
- a CDS encoding Gfo/Idh/MocA family oxidoreductase, which translates into the protein MKDLNFALIGVAGYVAPRHLRAIKDTENRLIAALDPNDSVGVMDAYFPDAAFLVEFERFDRHLEKLRQNGQKLHYVSICSPNYLHDAHIRFGLRQRADVICEKPLVLNPWNAEALQRNEVETGQRVYTILQLRLHPVIQALKTRMAQQAVQKHEVDLSYITARGNWYYASWKGEMPKSGGIATNIGIHFFDMLIWIFGAVQKSEVHLHRHDRAAGYLELERARVRWFLSIDEKTLPQAVREKGGRTFRSIRIDGEELEFSEGFTDLHTESYREILAGRGFGLDDAAPSIALVHSIREAEVLGLKGEYHPLAALPQGRHPFK
- a CDS encoding acyltransferase, with the protein product MHFQHPSAIVDSGAQIGAGTKIWHFCHVMAGAVIGENCSLGQNVFVAEGVILGKNVKVQNNVSLYSGVICADDVFLGPSMVFTNVYNPRSAVNRKGEYRQTWVERGVTIGANATILCGIRIGAYAFIGAGAVVLKDVLPYALWVGNPARHIGWMSEYGERLYFDEQNLALCPGSGEQYRLEHGQVTKI
- a CDS encoding PQQ-dependent sugar dehydrogenase, whose product is MKPFRSILCFCLLVFVFFACGPFNPPSPKIFNNTPASKLPLSQIKLPEGFKIEVYAENVKNARSMCLSPKGTLFVGTRDKGDVYAIQDTDGDFVADKMFTIATGLNMPNGVALRDGDLYIAEVSRIIKLENIEANLANPPQPVVVYDQYPTEKHHGWKYIAFGPDGKLYVPVGAPCNICESEKDIFASITRLDIETKKVEVVQHGIRNTVGFTWHPENNELWFTDNGRDMMGDDVPACELNHASKDGQHFGYPYCHAGDVPDPEFKGIRPCSDEFTAPVQKLGTHVAPLGVEFYTGKMFPASYKNQILLAEHGSWNRSKKNGYRIMMVTLNNNGQAISYKPFAEGWLNQESQDVWGRPVDLEFLPDGSMLISDDYADVVYRVSYAKK
- the radC gene encoding RadC family protein, whose protein sequence is MYHDPKERISIKGWAEEDRPREKLLLKGKKQLTDAELLAIILGSGNRDESALGLAQRILHAYDADLNELGRCSVKELSERFNGVGEAKAISIIAALELGHRRQLLPLQKRPLISSSKDAYLALAPLVLDLSTEEFWILLLNQANRMVGREKISAGGFSSTVVDARVIFKKALEYNAASIVLCHNHPSGNLRPSQADLDLTQSLRKAGLQLDILVQDHLIVSEAGYLSFADEGIF
- the rnpA gene encoding ribonuclease P protein component, with the translated sequence MEKDLRFRREERLKSWSAIGRMFKEGQSFGQYPLRFVWLPVEPENTSFPAQFTVSVPKKKFKKAVDRNRLRRQIREAYRLNKQLLYRNLDPSQKVYALMVIYVAKETVEYTEIETNMHRGLRRLGKILRDQQNQPTQKEE
- a CDS encoding aspartate aminotransferase family protein, with the translated sequence MNPRQLFLQHLAPTSPSPLMLEIERAEGMYLYDPAGKAYLDLIAGISVSNLGHRHPRVLAAIQAQLDRYLHTLVYGEYVLDPQVQLAKLLADNLPDSLESVYFVNSGTEATEGAMKLAKRYTGRAEIVACKRAYHGSTQGAASLMWPKEFTQPYHPLLPGIRHIEFNCTWCLKEITENTAAVIVETVQAEWGVRPPVDGYLQKLRERCTEVGALLILDEIQVGFGRTGSLFAFEQYGIVPDVLLLAKGMGGGMPIGAFVSSRAIMQVLSENPILGHITTFGGHPVCCAAALANLQTLLDTPYIAEVKAKEALFHQLLQHPKIREVRSAGLLMAMDLGSFDAVLRVIHDCLAQGLISDWFLFNTESMRIAPPLIITEKEIAWACGVILAALDAL
- a CDS encoding AAA family ATPase, whose product is MVSLEQVQNLLAAQGYITEKPIVLSMFLSMRLGKPLLVEGPAGVGKTEIAKVMAKALDTDLIRLQCYEGLDANHALYEWNYQQQLLYLKLEEGLSMDLAEREKNIFSEKFLLKRPLLQAITHHKAPVLLIDEIDRADEEFESFLLEVLSDWQITIPEIGTIHATHRPHVIVTSNRVRELSEALRRRCLYLYIDYPDFEKELQIVRSKVPEIDEKLGQQICAFMRELRQLRLDKVPGVAETLDWAAALANLHIDHLDKETVESTLGIILKDWQDIRHTQMSLTELFEKTGAISKFDAL
- the dctA gene encoding C4-dicarboxylate transporter DctA → MIKEFIPDPDAEGPVVQHTPPRRFYNNLTFRVLVAISLGVLLGAFFPKTGEAMQPIAKTFINMIKMVIAPIIFLTIVTGIGKVSDIRQFGRIGGKALLYFITVTTLALFIGLVVGNLVKPGAGLDTAHLNKGDVSEYVEMSKEKTWVDHITEIVPPNVLGAFAEGNLLQVLFFSILFGIGIAQIGDSGQNLLKTFDKILQVLFKIMAMIMVLAPLGAFGGMAYTVGKYGLGTLKPLAMLMLTVYITMFLFIFVVLNLICYFSKINLWKLLGFIKEEILIVLGTSSSESVLPRMIEKMERYGASKQAAGLIIPTGYSFNLDGTSIYLSMSVLFIAQVFGVHLSIQEQLYIIGILILTSKGAAGVTGSGFIVLASTLSSFPQIPIEGLGLLVGVDRFMSEARAITNLIGNAVATIVVAKSENEFTPLIHK